A segment of the Actinomyces sp. oral taxon 171 str. F0337 genome:
AGGACAATTTGCTCGGCATATTTTCGCGGTGGCCTCGGTCAACCTCAACTCCACGTTGAAGAACCGGAACGCCTCCTACCGCATCGGCGACGGCGGATCGTCGGGTAACACCCAGCTGCTGCCCGCGGCGGGTTCCATGAAGCCCCCTACCGAGAGGTGGAGGGAGCCAACGGGGGCTGCACGCCTCGAGCGCAGTGGCTCGGGGACAAGATTCAGTAGCAGTTCCCGAAGATCCAGTGCGATACCTGCATGGCGGGGGCGCGAGTCGGATCACTACACGGGGCCCCTTGAGGGGCTTCCCGGCCCTTGTTCCCCGGGGGTCCCCTCAGGGGACTATCCTGACTCCATCATGCCTGAACTCAGTGATCACTCATCCGCCTTCCGTCCTGAGCCCGCAGCTGCCTCCGGGGTCCCGGAGCAGGGCTCATCGTCCGTGCGCGTACGTTTTTGCCCCTCACCCACGGGGACCCCCCACGTGGGCATGGTGCGCACCTGCCTGTTCAACTGGGCCTACGCCCGTCATACCGGTGGCACCTTCGTCTTCCGGATCGAGGACACCGACTCAGCCCGTGACTCCGAGGAGTCCTTCGACGCCATCCTGGACTCCCTGACCTGGCTGGGGCTGGACTGGGACGAGGGCGTGGGCAAGGGCGGGCCTCACGAGCCCTATCGCCAGTCCCAGCGCATGGACCTGTACAAGGAGGTGTCTGCCGAGCTGCTGGAGGCGGGCTACCTGTACGAGTCCTTCTCCACCCCTGAGGAGATCGAGGCCCGTCACCGTGAGCGCGGCGAGGACCCCAAGCTCGGCTATGACGGCTTCGACCGCAATCTGACCCAGGAGCAGAAGGACGCCTTCCGTGCCGAAGGGCGCTTGCCCGTCCTGCGGATGCGGATGCCGGAGGAGGACATCACCTTCACCGACCTTGTCCGAGGCCCCATCACCTTCAGGGCCGGCAGCGTGCCGGACTACGTCGTCGTGCGTGCAGGAGGCGAGCCCCTCTACACACTGGTCAACCCCGTTGACGACGCCGCGATGGGCATCACCCATGTCCTGCGCGGTGAGGACCTGCTGTCCTCCACCCCGCGGCAGGTGGCCCTCTATCGTGCCCTCATGGACATCGGTCGGGCTCAGGTCGTGCCCGAGTTCGGGCACCTGCCCTACGTCATGGGGGAGGGCAACCGAAAGCTGTCCAAGCGGGACCCTCAGTCCAACCTCCTCATCCACCGCTATCGCGGCATGATCCCCGAGGGGCTTCTCAACTACCTTGCCCTCCTGGGGTGGTCGCTGAGTGCGGACCGCGACGTCTTCTCAGCGGCAGAGATGATCGAGGCCTTCGATGTCCATGACGTTAATCCCAACCCGGCCCGCTTCGACCCCAAGAAGTGCGAGGCCATCAACGCCGAGCAGGTGCGTGCACTGGGGGAGGCCGACTTCCGGGACCGGCTGGTGCCCTACCTCGCCGACGCCTACCCCGACCCGTCCGGCGAGACCGCTCAGGTATCGCTGGTCTCGGCGGACTCCTTCGACGGACTCACCGTGCGGGAGCAGGAGATCCTCAGCGCTGCTGCCCCCCTCATCCAGACACGGATCCAGCTGCTGCGCGAGAGCCGCGACATGCTCGGCTTCCTCTTCGTGCCTGACGACGAGCTCGTCATCGATGACAAGGCCCTGGCCAAGCTCAAGGCCTCGGCCGGTGACGTGCTGGATGCGGGCATCCGTGCTCTGGAAGGGCTCAGCTCCGAGCAGTGGGGGAAGGACCGTCTGGAGGATGTCCTCAAAGCGGCCATCGTCGAGGGGCAGGGCATGCCCGACGGTGAGGGGATCAAACCGCGTCTCGCCTATG
Coding sequences within it:
- the gltX gene encoding glutamate--tRNA ligase, with translation MPELSDHSSAFRPEPAAASGVPEQGSSSVRVRFCPSPTGTPHVGMVRTCLFNWAYARHTGGTFVFRIEDTDSARDSEESFDAILDSLTWLGLDWDEGVGKGGPHEPYRQSQRMDLYKEVSAELLEAGYLYESFSTPEEIEARHRERGEDPKLGYDGFDRNLTQEQKDAFRAEGRLPVLRMRMPEEDITFTDLVRGPITFRAGSVPDYVVVRAGGEPLYTLVNPVDDAAMGITHVLRGEDLLSSTPRQVALYRALMDIGRAQVVPEFGHLPYVMGEGNRKLSKRDPQSNLLIHRYRGMIPEGLLNYLALLGWSLSADRDVFSAAEMIEAFDVHDVNPNPARFDPKKCEAINAEQVRALGEADFRDRLVPYLADAYPDPSGETAQVSLVSADSFDGLTVREQEILSAAAPLIQTRIQLLRESRDMLGFLFVPDDELVIDDKALAKLKASAGDVLDAGIRALEGLSSEQWGKDRLEDVLKAAIVEGQGMPDGEGIKPRLAYGPLRVAVTGRQVSPPLFESMEILGRDSTLARLKALRAQVG